Genomic segment of Lagopus muta isolate bLagMut1 chromosome 3, bLagMut1 primary, whole genome shotgun sequence:
TTGTTTGTTTGCAATACAGAAGAAATCTTGCTTAAGCATGCGTGTAACAATTTAGAGTGAAAGACGAGGAGACATGTCACAGTATTCGGTTATTGAGACACATCAGGAAAGGTGTTTCAGGTAGGACAACGCTTGCATGATGTGACAGGTGGGTTTGGCAGGGCATTAaccagggctggggctgctgggagaGAAAGGCTGAAATGGGAAGATGGAACTCAGGTGCTGAGCTGGTGAAGTGACAGCAGCTTTAGGTAGCTGAGTGGGGgatttcaaggccaggctggatgtggctctgggcagcctggtctgctggttggtgaccctgcatacagcagggggttggaactggatgagcactgtggtccttttcaacccaggccataCCATGATTGCGTGTGTGAGTACTCTGGGGTTGGAGGTATCCTGAAAGGGGGATGCAGGTGGGACGCTCAGTGGGCAGCAAAAGCACAAATTTTGGCTTCAGTTGGAAGGGGGGATTTTAAGACAAACCATATAAGAAACACGAAGGGAAATGGACTGGCTTTTCTGTGACATCCCACTGCAGCGGTGACATCTTCACAGCATTGTACAGCAGTGGATTTAGCACGCGTTCTATAAACGTTAGGAATGCATCCCGGGCTGGAAGGGAAGCTGATAACCGTACTGCGGTGCTAAGGGCGAGGTCAGAGCCGGCCAGGAGCACCGCCCTTATCGCAGGGCTCCTGGTAACCTGATTTCTCTGGGGGAAGGCAGCTGCAGCGTCAGCAGAGGGCACGGGCACCAAGGTCACGCAGAACTGGAACCGCAGCGGGGTGGTGCGGGTGTAAGAACGCTGCCTCGGCAGACGCCCAGGCTCCCCGCTGTAACGCCGCACGCAAACGCCGCGTACCGAAGGCGGCGGCGATAACGCGGGCACACGCTCCGCCCGCGGGAGCTCGCTCGGCGTCGCGGGGCACGCTGGGAATTGTAGTCTGCCCTGCCTTCGGAGCCCGCCCGCCCCCGGGGAGCGGAACTACGTTTCCCGGCATGCTCCGCGCTCCGCGCGCGTCACCACGCCGCGCTCCAaagcccgccccgccgccggctCGGCTGGCGCTGGGCTCTGCCGGTTCTTCCTCCGGGGCAGCGGGCGGCCGTGCGAGGCGCTGCCTTCGCCCCGTAACCTTCGGGCTTTTGTCCGTGCCCAGCGGCGCCGCCGGTCCGGGTCGGGCCCTGCTTGAGGGGCGAGCGGGCCGCCGAGCCGCCGGCGTCGGGAGTCGGGCCCCGCTCGTGGCGGTGGGGAAGGGCCCGGCAGCATGTGGCAGAGCATCGGGCTGACCCTGCTGGTGATCGTGGCAACCCTGGCCTGCGTGCTGCTCTTCATGCTGTGCGGTGAGTGCCCAAAACGGAGCCGGCATCTCTGTGCGGCGTGGTCGGAGGCGTTGAAGAAACGTGTCGGTGTTGTACGGAGGGACGTGGTTCGGTGGGAAAATATCGATGAGCTGGGGGGGACTTTTGCGAGCTCTGTGTTTCTGCGGCCTGTCTGCAGTGTTCTCAGCTCTTCTGGCTCATCTCTGTACCGTTGCGTGAGGGGGTGAAAGGGTCTGATGGAGAGTTGCTGAGGGAATGgagattgtttagcttggagatgaagaggctcaggagagacctcactgctctctacagCTGAAAGGGCGTTGTGGCAAGGTGTGCCCTCTTCCCCCAGGTAACTGGTGGTCAGACTGGTGGCgatgcacagtgcagcagttgTTGTTCAGATTGAATATTAAGGAAGATTTCTTCTTGGAGAGAGCGATGAGGTTCTGAAGcagattgcccagggaggtggtggagtcacctgGAGGTGGTCAAaagctgtgtggatgtggcactgcggagcatggttagtgggcatggtggggtgggttggcaGTTGAACTTATTGATCTcactggtcttttccaaccttaaccaTTCTTGATTCTGTCTTGGCTGGAATAGGCTGAGAGCAATGCTTGGTTCCACATATAAAAAATAaccaaagaggaaaagaggactTCATGGAACGTGTACTTTCTAGATGTAGAGAAAAAGGTTATTTAAATGGCAAGGACAACTTTTAGAGGTCTTTTGGAGTTGTTGGAAGGAAGCATTGATGTAGTGTGTGTGGGGGTGATGTGATCAATGTGTTGAACATGGAATtcaaaaagaagtaaaaatgaaggCCACCAACACTGGACCCAACTATGCTTCAGTATGAAGCATTCCTGAGATTAAAAAAGTGACTGCTGGTGGATTTGTAAGTGATTTTTGAAAACACAGTGAGGCAAATGAAGACTCTGCTGACACCTGATGCTTAAAAAAGTTGGTTGTACTCAAAGCTGTGAAGCATTGTGGAAAGATTTTGCAAGATCAAGAGACTGGATAATGAAATGATAGGAGGAATGCAGTGTTAACATCTATGGcactctaaaagtaatgcctcttatttgtTTCAATGGGAGCTACAACAtaaacaaagagaacaataacactgtttgatagagcaaattcttagctacaaacCACTGTTTTCTAATGTGGACACTACCATTAACTGTGTTTTCACCAGTCATGAGCAAGAGCCTGGATGCTGCACTCGCAAAGATGTACGTGGAAATCTGGAATGtgacttgtctttcacatcactgttggCAGTGCTGAAActcccaccacctcactgtgctcacatccactgttcagtCTCTAGGCATGTTCAGGTAGCATTGATGAGTGtcatgggtgccatttttcctctGCATGGAGGAATATAATgatgcacctttgcttcatctgcacttccatggTGTGAAGGTTAAACCACTgctgccacaccaccaccatctgcctctgatgtcaggggtcaacatcataaaataggaggcatttcttttggaaCAGCGCTTGAACCTAAGCGTGCAGTACGTGCATCCATAAATTATGTGGGATAATTAATATAGCAGGTTCAAACAGAACAGTTACTATCCTGAAGAAAGGATTAGCAGGGGATTAATTTGTCACTGCAAGCATTCCTCTGAAATATGCTGATTCtttgtagaaagaaaatagGGAAATCCAGTGTTAGATGTTCAGTGTAAAATAGGAAGTGCTGTTATACTGCTACAGGGATCTATCGTGTGCTTATGTCTCCACCAGTCTGTTTCgctatttaaaggaaaaaaaccaggAGTTTTCTTATGGAGTGGTGAGAGCCATGTAATGATTTCTGCATGAAGAGATTCTAAGTAGGTTAGACCTGTCTAGCCTGGTAAATACATGGCTGGGGGAGGATGACAGTAATAAAACCAAGGAGTGTGTAAAAGGTGATCGAGCAGCAGTTGTTCAGTTGCTTTATTACTGAGGAACTGGAGTGCATTATGTTAAATGATCAGCCAACGGGCTTAACTAAGGAAAAACAATTCTTTTACGCAAGGGGAAAATGGCAAGCTTGTTAACAAAGGGTATTTTGGAGGCCAAAACTTTCACCTTTGGAAGCTCATAGAAAAGAAGTTTATCAACTTATCTAAGCCATACTGTCAGTGTTACGATATCAGAGCTTCTTGCAGAGGCTGCCAAAACACACCTAGATGTTAAAGATACTAAGCACAGAAAGCCTTTAATGGTTTGGGGGTGGTGCACTTTGACTGTTGCCCTGTTAGAAGTGACTAGGTGGGGTTAGGTAGCAATTCATGCTGTGCtgctaatgcttttttttccccacagtgtTACACTGCATTTACTAATTAGTAGTGGGATGCTTCTAGCTTTTGTGGCAAGACCATTAATGGGAAATATTTGAGCAGAGGTTGTGTCAAGGCTGCTGTTAGAATAACTGGAATATAAGCTATATAAGCTACCTTCAAGCTAATTGTGGCTGTGATAGGTGGTTTCTTATTGCCTTCTTAGCTATAGATCTCTGTTTTTTACAGCCTGCTGGTCTCCTGAGGAGATGAGTGTGTCCTGAGTGCTCTGTGTGACAGGATATGAGTACATGCCAGCCAGTGAGGCATAAAATTAGTTGACAAACCTGACACCACAGCGGTTGGATATAAGCTTGAGTAAACTTAAGCTGATAAGAATGTTTTATAGCCATCTGATGAGAGGTATTTAACAGTCTCAGAAAAGGGCTTACAGGGTCAAGAGACTGAAGAGCTGCCACTTGGGTTCTGAGTGGCCTATATAGAAGGACTTGAGGTGTGAATGCTTGCAGAGAGCAATGGACGGAAGCATCCAGGAGATGTCCCACGATGGTGTGAATTTGTTACGGATCACAAACGTGAAATCCTTCCCACTATTGAAGCTTTCACAGCACACATCCCATCGAGTTCAAAAgttttctgaagataaaaattCAGTGCACGAAGTATTGGAAGTCATTAGGATCAGTTCATCAGCCACGtcaaaagcaaatgtttatGCCTGAATTAGACTTTTGTCTCCAGAAATACTTTGAATAAGAGACCcgatttcttcttctgtttaatGCTTCTGGATGCTTGCATTTGCCATTTTCCATGTGGATCTCAACTTGCTAAGGAAGCAGTGAGGGCTTGCAGCGAGTGGAATTTGTAAACTGAGCACATTTGACACAGAAACCATTCAGAGACTATAACCATAGCTGTTTTTCAGTCGCTCTTCTGAAAGTGGGCCAAAGGTAAATTGCTTCTACTTGATTGCCATCCTGTCAGACTGCTTTGCTCTGGTTTCTCTCATGGTCTCATCGGTTCAGTGCTTTCCTTGCTCCTCTACAGCTGCTAGGAGTTCACGCAGAGGGAAGGAGATGGGGTGAAACAGAAGACCAGCCGAGGTGAATTCCAGTACTGCTtactgtgtgtttgttttcccaacGGATTAACATTAACACGTGGGGCCAGGTGAAAGCACACACATGCCTTCAGTGCAACACACAGGTGTGCTGGTCTGGTCTGGGGAGTGAGACCAGAGGGGCGGTGTTGAAGAGATGCAAATGACCTTAAAACAAAGGTCTCAAATTGCAGGTACAGGAGTGCAACTTGGTTGCAAGTGGAAAAACATCAGTCTTAAATTCTGCCTCAGTAACTTCAGTGCTTTTGTCTGGACAGTTTTGTGACAATGTGAAATGAGTCAATCTCAAAAGACGAGCAGAGCCGTGCCTGATTAGGCTAGCAATAGAGAGAAGGCATCCTTTTATTTCAAGCTGAGTTTTCAAACTGTTGAGAGTGGAAATGGGGCCAGAGCATGTTTCCTGGCTATCGGTCAGCAGAAGTGTGTTAGAGGATGCTAAACTAAGCAGGAGAGGGCTTAAGGAGCTGGGTGGACCGAGCACTAGATCAGCTGGCGTCTGCTGTTAGTGCTCTGAGCAGTGCATGCCTTCTTCAGTCTAATCAGCTTCATAGCTGAGTGCTCTGGGGCAGTGCATCTTTTTAAAAGGCACAGAATTAGCAACTTGGCTGTGTCACAGAGGATATTAAACACAGAGCATGAAGCAGAACTCTGCTTTCCTAAATGTCGTGTCAGCATCTAGAACTGTGCACTTTCTCTTCATGGATGTTAAGTTTTTCTGTCATGGACGTTCATGTATTTGAATGCAGGGCTCACTCAGCCTGATAATAGCACAGCCCTAAATTAGCCTTTGCTGCTGGAATAGTAGTATCCTATTTTTAAATCAGCGGGGACAGAGGTAAAACTATTTTGCAAGACTGCTCAGGAAGTTGATAGTGAAGGCAGAAATAGAAGCCAGACCTCTAAACTCATGCGCTGTTACCGCATCAcctctcttcccttctcagCAAGCTGTATTTTGTCTGAGAAAGCAGAGGTtactgctcagcagtgctccatATCACTtgctagaatcatagaatcatcagagttggaagagacctttaaagatcatctggtccaactcccctgcaatgaacagggacatctacagctcagtcaggtgctcagagccctgtccagcctcaccttgaatgtctcagggatgggacacccccacctctctgggcagatggtgccagtgcctcactacctttttttctttttttctttttcccaattAGTATTACTCCTGTTCTGTTCTTAGGCATCTCTTCTGTTTGAATCAGGAAGATGGAAATACACTCCAATAACGACATCCCTTTCCCTTTGAATTTCTGCTTACAGGCCTGTGTAAGGTGCATGAAAACAATGGGTCTGAGGCCAGTGCCCCTCACCTCCTGGGGGGAGTAGCTCAATATTTAGATCACActgcttctctcctttctccagcaAACTAGGAGTCATTGTGGGAAACACAGGAAAGGTGGCTTTATTGGTCAAATCATAAGATCTGTTCACATGGTGATACCTCATAGATGCATATTTGGGAGTCGGGGACGGAGGCTTTGACTAGCAGTCCCAACTTTGCAAACAGAACACATTGCATCACAATTTATAGGAGGGGTTGATGTGCTGAGGGCGTAGTGCCAAACGTGGCTTAAATATCTTTGGGCAGCATCCAGCTGTGGCATTCAGAGCGagacagctgctccctgcttaAAACTTGgcaggggctgggagctgctgttttGCCTGAATGCAAAGTACCGGCTGTTGGCAGGGTGTCCAGGCTCTCTGGATTCAGATATGGGCTGTACCAAGAGTTGGAGCCCTGGCTTTGCATTGCGGTGATGTACGGTTGTCCTGGAGGACTGATTGTGATCAAGTATTTTGTGATGTAGTTAAATCAATTGGGCTTCTTCAAGCAGCCTGCCCAAACAGACCAGCAGTGTTGTATGTGCAAACTACAGTGTCAGCCACTTGTCTTATGtcagctttttcatttcttttttttaaaatacatcatgtAATTTACTAAGCATGGAACGATGTCTGGTGTTACGATTCTGCTGCATGCTTAAGAGACTGAAGAATCAATGCATTGTCATCAGATGTGGAAGTAACTCGGTACTTTGAATCTGCCTCCAGTCTTCAGTTCTTTGGGAGTCTGTTTGTGTCTAAGAAGTTTCTGATGTGCTGTGTTCAGTACCTCCCAGGCAGCAGGGTGTCGCAGCTGAATGGGCAGCTTTAACTGTGTATTTCTTTTggatgtaattttttcttttaaactttccATGCAAGCTGGCACTGCAATGAGAACAAGTGAAAGAAAGGaatctttctgctttgattACCTTATACCTCCTCGTCTGGGAGATCTTGTGAGGCTTTGTGGATGCATCAGGTTGTTTTGGGGGGAGGGCTGTGCCTTCATGGAGTGTAATGTTGGAAAGTTGagaaaagaagatggagaagCAACAGTGGATGGGGacatataatcatagaatggcctgggttgaagaggaccacaatgaccatccagtttcaaccccctgctgtgtgcagggtcaccaaccaccagaccaggctgcccagagccacatccagcctggccttgaatgcctccagggatggggcatccacagcctccttgggcaacctgttccagtgcctcaccaccctctgtgtgaaaaacttcctcctaacatgGTGGAGATAGTAAACTGAACTTATTTAGCAATCTGGTCTagtgagaggtgtccctgcctgtagcgGGGGGTTGGAATTTAAATCTTAAAGATGTGATATCACAAGTCCCTTCCAGTCCCAACCATTCTTTTCCAAGCCCAGCTGTCCTTCCTGCAGTCAGTGGAGAAGCCTCTTGTCCCTTTCTTTTCCGTGTGTGGCATCCAGGTTCAGTTCACTTGTCTCTTCCTGCTGGTCTATTTGGTTGTTGGCTACAACCAGTTGTGCTGGCTGGTTGTCTGCAGTGTCCTGGTTCTATCCTAAACTAGCGAGCTTTGCAGTCTGTCTGTGATACTTGGTGCTTTGGGTTTCAGATGCTGTGACCTGTCTGAAACCAAACATGGGGGGGGAAACGCTGCTGTTGTAAAGAGCCTGAAGAAGGAATACTTACCAtctttcagtgcttctgttctTCCGAGTtgtaattctgcattttaaatggcTTGTTTGCAGTGATAAAGGAAGCATGTAATGCACTTTAACCTGCCAAAGTTAAATGCCTTCCTTACTGGTGTATTTATTTACACCAGCTATGCTCAGGTCATGTTTCTGTACAGTGTCCTACAGCATCATTTTTGGAAGCTCCTGAGTATCTCTGCTTTGTTCCCCCGTTTTGTTCTCTGGCAGTAATGCATCTGTTTGACATCAATTCACCTTGCAGGTATCTTAGATAGGATTTTTTTTGAAGTGGGCAGTTTGTGGCTGAGAGTTTCACCACTGCCGTATGCTGAAATAGACTTGGTAGGACATCATGCTTTTCATTCACTTGTAACTGTAGCATCCCAGATCTGTCAGCAAGTTGTGGAGTCAGACACACTTGTGATGGTTTGTAATATTCTGCTTAGGTCtcactttcttgtttcttgtgGTCACTTGTagtagtttgttttcttttctatgtgGTCTGGAAATAAGTGTGGCTTTTGGGGATTTGATTCCTTCTTAATGAGTTCTAGAGCTATGAGAAAATGCATTGATTCTTCAGAATTTACAGAGCGCTGTGGATCCAAGAGACCTGAAATACACCTCAGTGACAGTGGTTTTCAAACAAACTATTTCAATTTTTACCCCTCGATGTGACAGGAAAAGGCACCAGACCATCTACTTGCTGCTTCTAGATGCAGGggtttttaatgcatttgtcaGACATCAGATTTGGTTGagtcagaaataatttaaaggaTTGGATGTCAATGGAAAAGGAAGTACTTGGTTAGGATTTGCAACTCCCCAGTAGGAGAGAAGTTGAGGAAATGAAGTCTGCAGGATGTGAGTATTCTGGGGCAGAGGGAAAGGGTGGGATCTTGCTTTGTCCAAAGTAATGGCTGTTCGTGTTGGCATGACTCCGgctgcagaggaagaggaggaatcAGGGTGCTGTAGTTACACAAGTGCCACCTGTTAGTGcatccctttgcttcatatgttgCTGTTTGTCCATGCTCCGAAAACTctctgctgacagctgtgtAGCTGGAGAGGACAGGTTTCCCTGGTTCTGCTGAATAGGgctctttgtatttgtgttGATCAATAGCATAAGCTGGAATGGACCAACCTTCTGATAGGAAAATGAAGTATTAATTTACAGCTCAGAGATCAATGGTTCCTGGTACTTCAAATTGTGCTTATGTATAGTGTACTTTTGGATCACAGCTTGAATCTTATCCTGCTTGTCTGTGAAGGGACAGTTTATGTTAAGGGACATTTAAGGGCAGTTAAGGGACATCTATGTTGTTTAGATTATGAAAAGTTGACTTGCTAGCTAAAGGGGAAGGGATTAGCATTAGTTCTCAGTGTGGTGACACTTGAGCATCTCTATCAAAGAGCTTAGATAAATGAGACTTTATTAGGAAGGTTCTGGGTTAGATTAAGATATAAATACATCTGCctatgaacaggaggggaatcaactctttgaaagggtagataacagcaggacaaggggaaatggtctgaagttgaaggagagaaaatttaGCTTgaatgtcaggggaagttctttactctgagagtggtgaggtgctggaacagctgcccagagaggctgtggatgccccatccctggaggtgttcaaggccaggttggatggggccctgggcagcctggcctggtattgaatggggaggttggtggccctgcatgtggcagagggtgttggagatttgtgatccttgaggtcccttccaaccctggccattctatgattctgtgtattGAATCTAGCATCTGTATTTTAGGTGTGTCCATGCAAGTTCGCTTCCTCCTAACAGCTGAATCCTAAGTGTATGCACTGGTGTAATTTCCTACTTGCTGTTTGCTGTGGCATTGCGTTTAAGTATATGTTCAGGTCCTAACCTGGAGCTTCACCATTTGCTTCGGGATGAGGGCAGACCTGATCAAACTGAATTGGTGCTTATAGGACTGTAGAAAggagagtgtgtgtgtgtgtgtgtgtgtgtgtgtgtgtgtgtgtgtgtggagggggAGGACGCAGGACTGTTGGGATGGAGAGTAATTAAGATGGCAGCcaatctttctctgtttttcctccttgtatTTCTGACACGCTCTGCCTGAGAGCTGACTCAGTGTGTGCGAAGTAACTGAGCAgtgccttctttctttgtttcctgcagGCTGGTATGTGGTCTGGCAATTGTTTTTGTCTAAATTCAAGTTCCTGAGAGAATTGATAGGCGATACGGGTTCCCAGCAAGGGGACAACGAGCCTTCGGAGACAGAAGCTGAACAGGAGACTCCACCCTCACCACAGAGAGGTAGACAGAAATCTGCTCGGCAGCGAAGGGCACCTGCAGAAGAAACAACTTAAAATAGTCCTTCGAACTTCTGGCTAACTATGAATGGTTCAGCACCTCTGCACTGTGTTGTTCAGTGGTTTGCTCTTACTGAAAAACTGACGTAAGAGGTAATATTAATACCCGTGGACCTTTGTTCTGGGCTGTCAATACATACTACTTTGGGTTCAGGGAGGGCTTCAGCAGCGAGTCCAAgaatactgaaagaaatgagGTGGAGAGAAATctccttcagaaaaatgctCAGCTGCTGTAGCTCTTGTCCCTGCACACACATGAAAAGCAGGTCCTGGACCATAGGCTTAGCCTCTGCAGTTGTCTGAACATAATATACATTTCAGACTTGAAACagtttctaaattatttttctttacagcaCTGCAACTACATATAGTGaaattgaattttatttctttaggtatatatgaatatatatattttttcaaccGTGAGAACACGTGATAACTTGAAAAGTGGTTGAAAGAATATCCTGCTTTAGAAAGTATTCTAAAGTGaaattttgttacttatatCTGTGTAAATGAAATATGAGAAAACGATGTTAGATTAACACAGTTAAGAGGTTTTGGTtatctccattaaaaaaaggaattggGTCATGAGAcctgttttcttggttttgacACAAGAAGGGTTACAGGTAGAACATTTCTGATAGATTTCTTTGTTCCTCCTGAACCTATTATTTGAAGTCCAACTTGTGCTGGAAAGGAGAAGGTGCCTAGATTATATACTTATTAGTGACCTGTAGTGTCATCCTTGGCTTTGGGATACTAAGTATTTCTCTTCTGAACACTTTTACATCAGGTATCTGATACTAGGTGTAAGTCTTGCCCTGGAACCAATTAAGGCATTCTGACCAATTCAGTAGATATCACTTTAATGCTTTGGTAGTGTTACAGCAATGAATTTGGTACCTCATGTTTGGTGGAGGACTTACTGATGTTTATCAGTAACGAGCAGTTGCTCCTTTTTGAGAGTGAGTTCAACAGTGGTTCTGACACTGCACTTCAGGATTTGGAGATTTGGTTCTCTTCATCAACCTTGAAGACTGCATGAGATCTTTGGGAAGAGGACATGGAGGTCCCTCCTCTCTGCGTGTGTGGAGGGGGGAAAAACTACCAAAATGTCTGCTTCATTAACGGCTTCACTTCTCTCTCAAAACTAGATATTGCTTCACTGTGTAAAAACTACTGTTTATCAGGACAACAAAATTGTACTTTGAGCTGTTAAGGAGTTTAAACTATGTAACTTTCAAAGTTTGGTTTGCTTGCATAGCTAAAAGCAGCaacatttaatctttttcattATGTACACCTTTATTTGGCAAAAGACTATTTCTCTGGtgcctttattttaatttgtcatCTGTGAATGAAAGTTAATGAGAGCATTCACTTTGCAAATGATTTGGGTGTTTCAGCATTAAAGCACACAAAATTAGTCTGGACCTTCCTTGGAAGTCTAAAAGGTGTTGTTTTAGTTGCTAGCATGTATATATAAGCATGCTTTGTATTACAGGATTACACTTTCAAGCATGACTAGACAGTGCTATGCTCACATCCTTGAAACACATGTAGAAATACAACAGTCTTCTTCCTCTGTCCTCACTACTGACAAGGGAACTCCTAATAATGTTTCTTCACGAGTAAAATTGCTATCTGTTCAAATTGAACAAAAGCAATctgactctttttttcctgctgctttctgttgtttgcCCTGTGCAACTTAATGTCACTATATTCTTGTACCTGTTTATCTTCACACAATGAGGTTTTCAGCTCAGCAGTGATAACCAAGTTCTGGAGCACTTTTCTTAGGAGAAGTGTTTACCATTTCTGTCTTTGAGCTTTACTTATGTGGGCTTGCAAGTGAGATAGTTCTATTTTTGGTCTTGATGTGGAATGTTAACGCTCCACTGCACTTCTGTACCTAGATGTAAGTCCAGTGAAGATGGCAAAAGGCTCATGCTTTGAGTATCTCCAGCTGAGATAAGTAAGTTAACTTGGTCTCTGCTTCTCGTAGCTGTGAAGAAATGTGAAGTTACAGCAATAAATATAGCTAGCCAGAGCAGCTCTAAGGGAATAAGAATCAAGACTCTGGAACAAGTTAATGAAGGAAAATCCATGCAGGTTTGAATGCTGACAATGATTAAATATGCAATTAGATAGTAGTTGAAAACAAATGGATGTGGAATCTTTGGATGGTTCGTCTGCTCCAGCCAGACAAATCCCTTTGTGGTTTGTAAGTGTACATTTCATTCCCAAAAGCtactttcagtctttttttttttttttttttttaaacatctgatgctatttttttaaagctgctgtGACATAGCTGCCAATAATGGTATCTGCCTAGTGTATAACATTCACAATCTTACTAGTAGCAGCCCAAGGGCTTCTATTATGAGGTTAGGAAGACTTTTGTAATACTGGTATTTTCTGTCAATacacagttcttttttctttttctggagagTCTGTAATAATATCTTTGTGCAGGGCACTTCATGCTAACCTGTAAAATGAAGCTGCGTGAGTGAAAGCACACTTGTGTGTGATAAGACCTGGGTTGTGATTGCTGGCAGTCCAACATACTCATGTCTTTCAATATTTTTACTGGTGTACTTCTAAAATGTTACTGGTGAATAAGCACTTAACTTTGAATCGAACCATTCAAGGCTAAAACCTTATGAAGGCAGCAGGTTATGTATTTGAGTGTTTTTGTTTAGtaaaatctatttttgaaaCTGTTCATTGCCTTATTGCAGCTGTTCTATTGAATGTACTTCGGgttgattattttaaatatattcatatCACTTTTGTTGCAGGGGCTGTGTAACTATTGAATAAGCAGTGATTACTTGTATGTGGCAGTTAATTAAACAGTTAATGTCAGGAAGGCTGGAACAAATGCAGCTTGGACTGGTGGAACAAAGTAAGAAAAGTATTGTTAAAACATAAGAATGTAGACAATGCTTCTGACTGAATTGCATAATTCAAACCTGTTAGTGAGCCACTATGGCTGTTATCATGGTGATCTGATGTTTGTTCATAAGGTTAATTCTGTGCAGTTCATCCACTTAGCACTGCTGCTGTAGCTATCTGCAGTAAACACCATATACTGTCCAGCAACTTGTGGGCAACTTGCTGCTTAACATCAGGTTTTACACTGAACTAGACCTCTGTATGTATTCCTGTCTTGTTTGGAAATGACCAGCATAAAAAAGGGTTCTATGTGGTCATTTGCTTCTTCAGTGTTAAGATACTGTACCTAAAGCTTCTGTGGTTGTCTGTTTTCATCATGTTAACTGTTTTA
This window contains:
- the SMIM13 gene encoding small integral membrane protein 13; its protein translation is MWQSIGLTLLVIVATLACVLLFMLCGWYVVWQLFLSKFKFLRELIGDTGSQQGDNEPSETEAEQETPPSPQRGRQKSARQRRAPAEETT